The following are encoded together in the Babylonia areolata isolate BAREFJ2019XMU chromosome 18, ASM4173473v1, whole genome shotgun sequence genome:
- the LOC143291835 gene encoding uncharacterized protein LOC143291835: MAATVDLGQQLQVENVSHLPPRAPSCSGRPWSGCFQNRGRLFSTLKQQSANDTDGTQTTGNSPSPIHIAPTPPSPENSGDNVKSSLKHRRVQSAKARLERFPTNGVHSDNATVACPGSDLAVFDVNMNLNIDRKPFRRHSKAHTKDNKPFPHEVLADRSASRPSSAKTGKNVEWIPAPCLAEPQSEEMQTEAGDTLKPSVYGYRLKRQVFGSNPNIFTAGLQSSHPSTMFRLDETGAPASRQEQKLKSDQTNGDHSLRNIPWHMEPLRPWLTQMVPQEVIGVDPSTCLVFLPLNQTFDDLPVVPLQ; the protein is encoded by the exons ATGGCAGCCACCGTGGACTTGGGACAGCAGCTGCAGGTTGAGAATG TGTCACACTTACCCCCTCGAGCACCATCATGCAGTGGCCGCCCATGGTCAGGTTGTTTCCAAAACAGAGGGCGCTTGTTTTCCACACTGAAGCAGCAGTCAGCCAACGACACTGATGGCACACAAACTACTGGTAACTCCCCTTCACCCATACATATTGCTCCAACACCACCCAGTCCAGAAAATAGTGGTGACAATGTCAAATCATCTTTGAAACACAGGCGAGTGCAGAGTGCAAAAGCAAGATTGGAAAGGTTCCCTACAAATGGGGTACATTCAGACAACGCCACTGTTGCATGTCCAGGAAGTGACTTAGCTGTGTTTGATGTGAATATGAATCTGAACATTGATCGTAAACCTTTTCGTCGACACTCCAAAGCACACACTAAAGACAACAAGCCATTTCCTCATGAAGTGTTGGCTGACAGGTCAGCAAGTCGACCAAGCTCTGCAAAGACAGGTAAAAACGTGGAATGGATACCTGCTCCCTGTTTAGCAGAGCCACAATCtgaagagatgcagacagaggctGGTGATACCCTTAAGCCCTCTGTGTATGGATACAGACTAAAACGACAGGTTTTTGGAAGCAATCCCAACATTTTTACAGCTGGTTTGCAGTCCTCACATCCCAGCACAATGTTCAGATTGGATGAGACTGGTGCACCAGCCTCCAGGCAGGAACAGAAGCTAAAGAGTGATCAGACCAATGGAGACCATTCTTTGAG AAATATTCCCTGGCACATGGAACCACTGCGGCCATGGCTGACCCAGATGGTGCCACAGGAAGTGATTGGGGTTGACCCCTCCACGTGTCTTGTCTTCTTGCCCCTCAATCAGACATTCGACGACTTGCCTGTTGTTCCACTCCAGTAA